From Dermochelys coriacea isolate rDerCor1 chromosome 8, rDerCor1.pri.v4, whole genome shotgun sequence, the proteins below share one genomic window:
- the SMIM3 gene encoding small integral membrane protein 3 codes for MSRRPLALSASVLGLAASSLRETHTRTVSPHPPTHSQALGFQEEGWSQDSEGLDRSSSLTQKITSQCVGSAWWLGKLSASYLGRWSESLSPLLPKESPSHRAARTPAERKRTEGMSSPNSTTSVIPKHILDIWVIVLIILATILVMTFMVLCPAMAVIIYRVRTHPIRNGVV; via the exons ATGAGCCGACGACCCTTGGCCCTCTCTGCTTCAGTCTTGGGCCTGGCAGCAAGCTCCCTG AGAGAAACTCATACACGCACTGtgtctccccacccacccactcactcacAGGCTCTGGGCTTCCAGGAAGAAGGGTGGAGTCAAGACTCAGAAGGGCTGGACCGATCTTCCTCTCTTACACAGAAAATTACGAGCCAGTGTGTTGGTTCAGCATGGTGGCTTGGAAAGTTGTCTGCTAGCTACCTTGGAAGATGGTCtgagtctctctctcctcttcttcccaaGGAGTCCCCTAGTCACCGAGCTGCCAGGACGCCAGCAG AGAGGAAGAGGACGGAAGGCATGAGCAGCCCAAATTCCACCACGTCTGTCATCCCCAAGCACATCCTGGACATCTGGGTCATTGTGCTGATCATCCTGGCCACCATCCTTGTCATGACATTCATGGTGCTGTGCCCTGCCATGGCTGTCATCATCTACAGGGTGCGGACTCACCCCATACGCAACGGGGTCGTGTGA